In Cryptococcus tetragattii IND107 chromosome 5, whole genome shotgun sequence, one genomic interval encodes:
- a CDS encoding 40S ribosomal protein eS25, giving the protein MPPQVKTKAQKAAAAMAGSKAGKKKKWSKGKVKDKANNAVVVDKAVYDRILKEVPTYKLISQSVLIDRMKINGSLARRAIAFLEKEGLIKRVVHHHAQLIYTRATAA; this is encoded by the exons ATGCCTCCCCAAGTTAAGACCAAGG CCCAAAAGGCCGCCGCCGCTATGGCCGGTTCCAAGGCCGG taagaagaagaagtggagcaagggcaaggtgAAGGACAAGGCCAACAACGCCGTCGTTGTTGACAAGGCTGTCTA CGACCGAATCCTCAAGGAGGTCCCCACCTACAAGCTTATTTCTCAGTCCGTCCTCATCGACCGAATGAAGATCAACGGTTCCCTCGCCCGACGTGCCATCGCTTtccttgagaaggagggtcTTATCAAGCGAGTTGTCCACCATCACGCTCAGCTCATCTACACCAGGGCGACTGCTGCTTAA
- a CDS encoding 4-aminobutyrate aminotransferase has product MLTRSARALRSSRPLLRRALGARGFSSSDLIPDEPTGPKVVTENVPGPKGIAASKEIDTFQDPRTHVVVPNYELSKGNYLVDADGNTLLDVFAQISSIALGYNVPALLELGKSDQFVKAALNRPAIGSFPPVQWAEWIKTGLLTVAPKGLDQLVTTLCGSSANETAFKCAFMAYRQRERGAIDAPFSKEEMESCMLNHSPGSPELSVLSFKSGFHGRLFGSLSATRSKAIHKIDIPAFDWPCASFPSLKYPLEEHIAENEAEEKRCLEEYEKILIDSKSTSPVAAVIIEPILSEGGDKHASPEFFRSLRLIARKHGAFFIVDEVQTGVGATGTFWAHEKWGLKEGEEPDFVTFSKKMQAAGVFHKKETRPNAPYRNYNTWMGDPIRALQARKMIQLIAENNLVSHTAATGDLLASSLSSIFASPAAAGKVFNFRGQGEGTYLAWDMASPQMRDAFLGKMRKAGVQIGGCGDATVRLRPMLTFGEKHVEVLAGAVEDVLQAL; this is encoded by the exons ATGCTGACACGCAGTGCTCGCGCTCTCCGCTCCTCCAGACCCCTTCTGAGGCGAGCTCTCGGTGCACGAggcttttcctcttctgatcTCATTCCCGATGAGCCCACTGGGCCCAAGGTAGTAACAGAGAATGTGCCCGGACCAAAGGGTATAGCTGCT TCAAAGGAAATCGATACTTTCCAAGACCCGCGGACGCATGTTGTCGTACCAAACTATGAACTTTCCAAAG GCAATTACCTTGTTGACGCGGACGGCAACACTCTACTGGACGTGTTTGCGCAGATTTCATCCATTGCTTTGGGTTACAATGTACCTGCCTTGTTGGAACTCGGTAAATCT GATCAATTCGTAAAGGCGGCATTGAACCGGCCTGCTATTGGGTCATTCCCTCCAGTCCAATGGGCCGAGTGGATCAAGACTGGTCTTTTGACGGTAGCTCCTAAGGGCTTGGACCAGCTGGTTACTACTTTATGTGGCAGCAGTGCAAACG AAACTGCGTTCAAGTGTGCATTCATGGCATACAggcagagggagagaggtgCTATTGATGCTCCTttcagcaaagaagaaatgg AGTCTTGCATGCTCAACCACTCTCCAGGAAGTCCTGAGCTTTCGGTACTTTCCTTCAAATCTGGATTCCATGGTCGTCTCTTTGGTAGTTTGAGTGCTACCAGGAGTAAGGCAATTCACAAG ATTGACATACCCGCCTTTGACTGGCCCTGtgcatctttcccttctttgaAGTATCCGCTTGAGGAGCACATCGCAGAGAATGAAgccgaggagaagagatgtttGGAAGAGTACGAGAAGATCTTGATTGACAG CAAATCCACATCTCCTGTTGCGGCTGTCATCATAGAGCCCATCCTTTCCGAAGGTGGAGACAAGCACGCATCTCCTGAATTCTTCCGTTCCCTTCGCCTTATTGCAAGGAAGCACGGCGCCTTTTtcattgttgatgaagtGCAAACCGGTGTTGGTGCTACAGGAACCTTCTGGGCGCATGAGAAATGGGGtttgaaagaaggtgaggaaCCTGACTTTGTCACTTTCTCCAAGAAAATGCAGGCTGCAGGTGTTTTCCACAAGAAGGAGACCAGACCGAATGCGCCTTACAGGAACTACAATACTTGGATG GGTGACCCCATCCGAGCACTCCAAGCTCGCAAGATGATCCAGTTGATCGCCGAGAACAATCTTGTTTCTCACACTGCGGCTACTGgtgatcttcttgcctcttcgTTATCGAGTATATTCGCATCtccagctgctgctggcaAAGTGTTCAACTTCCGAGGACAAGGTGAAGGCACGTATCTTGCATGGGACATGGCATCTCCTCAGATGCGTGATGCATTCCTGGGGAAGATGCGAAAGGCTGGTGTGCAGATTGGAGGGTGCGGCGACGCGACTGTGCGACTGAGGCCGATGTTAACGTTTGGGGAGAAGCATGTGGAGGTGCTGGCTGGAGCGGTGGAGGATGTGCTGCAGGCTTTGTAG